One stretch of Dokdonia sp. Hel_I_53 DNA includes these proteins:
- a CDS encoding methyltransferase domain-containing protein: MNFSKRSTLPELMDNPELPEPELQLALQDLALVNKYLGGNGITIKALERIVSEHPDKNKWHIIDVGCGDGEMLRQVAQHFAKKSLDIKFLGIDINEKSIAAAKKQSEDLQNISFEQKDIHTLEADDLKCDIVLFTLTMHHLTDSQILLFLETCKKIASVAIIVNDLQRSKLAYRLFQVFSGIFMKSKIAIYDGKISVARSFKRKDLEEYSKKLALDDYLIKWKWAFRYLWIINI, translated from the coding sequence ATGAATTTTAGTAAGCGAAGTACGCTCCCAGAATTAATGGACAATCCAGAGCTACCCGAGCCAGAATTACAATTAGCGCTACAGGATTTAGCACTTGTAAATAAATACTTAGGTGGTAATGGAATCACAATCAAAGCTTTAGAACGCATTGTTTCTGAGCATCCAGATAAGAATAAATGGCATATTATAGATGTAGGCTGTGGAGATGGAGAAATGCTGAGGCAGGTAGCGCAACACTTCGCAAAAAAATCTTTAGACATTAAATTTTTAGGAATCGACATTAACGAGAAAAGTATTGCTGCTGCTAAAAAGCAAAGCGAAGACTTGCAAAATATTTCATTTGAACAAAAAGACATCCATACACTCGAAGCAGATGATTTGAAATGTGACATAGTTTTGTTTACACTCACTATGCATCACCTTACAGATTCTCAAATACTTTTATTTTTAGAAACCTGCAAAAAAATTGCCTCTGTTGCGATTATAGTGAATGACCTACAACGAAGTAAACTGGCATATAGACTTTTTCAAGTTTTTAGTGGTATTTTTATGAAAAGTAAGATTGCAATATACGATGGTAAAATATCGGTTGCGCGTTCTTTTAAGAGAAAAGATTTAGAGGAGTATTCAAAGAAACTTGCACTTGATGACTATTTAATTAAATGGAAATGGGCATTTAGATATTTGTGGATTATAAACATATAG
- a CDS encoding DUF1328 family protein: MLRWTIIFIVIAIIAAIFGFGGIASGAESIAKILFFIFIILFVLSLVSRLFKK, from the coding sequence ATGTTACGTTGGACTATCATTTTTATCGTTATCGCAATTATAGCTGCCATATTCGGATTCGGAGGAATTGCATCTGGAGCTGAAAGCATCGCAAAAATTTTATTCTTCATTTTTATAATCTTATTCGTACTATCTCTAGTAAGTAGATTATTTAAGAAGTAA
- a CDS encoding 3-hydroxyacyl-ACP dehydratase FabZ family protein, translating into MSPKEIIAALPYSKPFLFVDNIVEVSDQAICGDYTFPEDSFFYKGHFKNHPVTPGVILTECMAQIGLVSLGIFKLRDKELNNLQVAFTNAEVQFLKPVLPSEKVTVTAEETYFRFQKLKCKVSLRNENNEICATGNLSGMFSIINEK; encoded by the coding sequence ATGAGCCCAAAAGAAATCATAGCGGCCTTACCGTATAGCAAACCTTTTCTCTTTGTAGATAACATTGTTGAGGTAAGTGATCAAGCAATTTGTGGGGATTATACGTTTCCAGAAGATTCTTTTTTTTATAAGGGACACTTCAAAAATCATCCAGTAACTCCGGGCGTTATTCTCACTGAATGTATGGCGCAAATAGGGTTAGTGAGTTTAGGGATTTTTAAATTGAGAGATAAAGAACTGAATAATTTGCAAGTAGCTTTTACCAATGCTGAGGTTCAATTTTTAAAACCTGTGTTACCTTCAGAAAAGGTAACTGTCACCGCAGAAGAAACTTATTTTAGGTTTCAAAAATTAAAATGTAAGGTAAGTCTGCGTAATGAAAATAATGAAATCTGTGCCACAGGTAATCTTTCTGGTATGTTTAGTATAATAAATGAAAAATAG
- a CDS encoding DNA topoisomerase IV subunit B, with protein MTKETQYNEDNIRSLDWKEHIRMRPGMYIGKLGDGSSADDGIYILVKEVLDNCIDEFVMGAGKTIEISIQGEKVIVRDYGRGIPLGKVVDVVSKMNTGGKYDSRAFKKSVGLNGVGTKAVNALSSYFRVESTRDAKSASAEFERGELQDKELLEETSRRRGTKVSFVPDSEIFKNYKFRSEYVERLIKNYVYLNPGLTIIFNGEKFYSENGLKDLLSESIAEGDRLYDIIHLKGEDIEVAITHSKSQYSEEYHSFVNGQNTTQGGTHQAAFRESIVRTIREFFNKNYEASDIRKSIVSAISIKVMEPVFESQTKTKLGSTDMGGDLPTVRTYINDFLKTSLDNFLHKNTPVADALQRKILQAERERKDLSGIRKLAKDRAKKANLHNKKLRDCRIHLTDSKKERNLESTLFITEGDSASGSITKSRDVNTQAVFSLKGKPLNSYGLTKKIVYENEEFNLLQAALNIEESIEDLRYNHIVIATDADVDGMHIRLLLITFFLQFFPELIKEGHLYILETPLFRVRNKKETIYCYSDQEKADAIAKLGAKPEITRFKGLGEISPDEFQFFIGEDIRLAPVMLDKALMIEELLSFYMGKNTPDRQKFIIENLKVELDRVEEA; from the coding sequence ATGACTAAAGAAACACAATACAACGAAGACAATATACGCTCACTCGATTGGAAGGAACATATCCGTATGCGACCTGGGATGTATATAGGTAAACTAGGCGATGGATCCAGTGCAGATGACGGTATTTACATCCTCGTAAAAGAGGTACTCGATAACTGTATTGATGAATTTGTGATGGGTGCAGGAAAGACCATAGAGATTTCCATACAAGGAGAAAAGGTCATCGTGCGCGACTATGGTCGTGGTATTCCATTAGGCAAGGTAGTCGATGTGGTTTCAAAAATGAACACTGGAGGAAAGTACGACTCTCGTGCATTTAAGAAATCAGTTGGTTTAAATGGTGTCGGTACTAAGGCCGTAAATGCTTTATCTAGTTATTTTAGAGTAGAGTCTACCCGTGATGCAAAATCTGCTAGTGCCGAGTTTGAACGTGGAGAATTACAAGACAAAGAGTTGCTTGAGGAAACCTCAAGAAGGCGCGGGACTAAGGTGTCTTTTGTGCCAGATAGCGAAATTTTTAAAAACTATAAATTTCGATCTGAGTATGTAGAGCGTCTTATTAAAAATTACGTATATCTAAATCCAGGACTTACTATTATTTTTAATGGGGAGAAATTCTACTCAGAAAATGGATTAAAGGACTTACTTTCAGAATCTATAGCAGAGGGGGATCGACTATACGATATCATTCACCTTAAAGGAGAAGATATAGAGGTAGCAATTACACATAGCAAAAGTCAATATTCTGAGGAATATCACTCTTTTGTAAATGGTCAAAATACAACGCAAGGAGGAACGCACCAAGCTGCTTTTCGCGAAAGCATTGTACGCACCATTAGAGAGTTTTTTAATAAGAATTACGAAGCTTCAGATATCAGAAAGTCTATCGTTTCTGCCATAAGTATTAAGGTGATGGAACCTGTGTTTGAATCACAGACAAAAACAAAACTAGGTTCGACAGATATGGGTGGTGATTTACCTACGGTACGAACGTATATTAATGATTTTCTTAAAACATCATTAGATAATTTCTTACATAAAAATACCCCGGTTGCAGATGCGTTGCAACGCAAAATATTGCAAGCCGAACGTGAGCGTAAGGATCTTTCTGGCATACGAAAATTGGCTAAGGATCGTGCAAAAAAGGCAAACCTTCATAACAAGAAATTGCGTGACTGTCGTATTCATTTGACAGATAGCAAAAAAGAACGTAATCTCGAATCGACCTTGTTCATTACGGAGGGAGACTCTGCATCTGGTTCTATTACAAAATCACGAGATGTAAATACACAGGCGGTGTTTAGTTTAAAAGGGAAACCCCTTAATAGTTACGGACTCACAAAAAAGATTGTATACGAAAACGAGGAATTTAACCTTCTTCAGGCGGCACTAAATATTGAAGAATCCATAGAAGATTTACGATATAACCATATTGTCATTGCTACAGATGCTGATGTTGATGGAATGCACATTCGGCTATTATTAATCACATTCTTTTTGCAGTTTTTCCCAGAACTTATCAAAGAAGGACATTTATATATTTTAGAAACGCCTCTTTTTAGAGTGCGCAATAAAAAAGAGACTATTTATTGTTACAGTGATCAAGAGAAAGCAGATGCGATAGCAAAATTAGGAGCAAAACCAGAAATCACCAGATTTAAGGGACTGGGAGAGATATCACCAGATGAGTTCCAGTTTTTCATTGGGGAGGACATTCGTTTGGCTCCAGTGATGTTAGATAAAGCTTTGATGATTGAAGAATTACTTTCTTTCTACATGGGAAAAAACACACCAGATAGACAGAAGTTTATTATTGAGAATCTAAAAGTAGAACTAGATAGAGTAGAGGAAGCGTAG
- a CDS encoding SDR family oxidoreductase, whose amino-acid sequence MQSYKNKYAVILGGSSGLGLATAQKLAQEGMHLIIVHRSRRSVMATFEENVTAMQQNGANVLTFNTDALHPQKREQVITELLEKIGKHQVKAIIHSVARGNLKPMYSQEGAVLSNEDFKLTLDAMAVNYYDWVSAFAKAELCTPNARAIAFTSEGSSRAWSQYGAVAAAKAALESISRGIALEFAPVGITSNCILAGVTDTESLRLIPGSELMKEKSLERNPYGRLTLPEDVGNAVYLLMRDEAAWINGAVIPVDGGEHIR is encoded by the coding sequence ATGCAATCTTATAAAAACAAATACGCCGTTATTTTGGGAGGAAGTTCTGGTTTAGGACTGGCAACCGCACAAAAACTAGCTCAAGAAGGTATGCACCTTATCATTGTACACCGTTCTCGTCGTAGTGTCATGGCTACATTTGAAGAGAACGTTACAGCAATGCAACAAAATGGAGCAAATGTATTGACCTTCAATACTGATGCTTTGCATCCTCAAAAACGTGAACAGGTAATTACTGAGCTATTAGAAAAAATAGGTAAACATCAAGTAAAAGCAATCATTCATAGTGTGGCTCGTGGCAATTTAAAACCTATGTATTCACAGGAAGGTGCTGTGCTTTCTAACGAAGATTTTAAGCTAACTTTAGACGCCATGGCCGTTAATTATTACGATTGGGTTTCCGCTTTCGCGAAAGCGGAATTATGCACACCAAATGCGAGAGCCATTGCATTTACCAGTGAAGGAAGCAGCCGTGCATGGTCGCAATACGGGGCAGTTGCAGCAGCCAAAGCAGCATTAGAAAGTATCTCACGCGGTATAGCATTAGAATTTGCTCCTGTGGGCATTACCTCAAACTGTATACTTGCCGGCGTTACTGATACTGAAAGTTTACGCCTCATACCAGGCAGTGAGCTTATGAAAGAAAAGTCACTAGAACGCAATCCGTACGGGAGATTGACCCTTCCCGAAGATGTGGGAAATGCTGTGTATTTATTAATGCGAGATGAAGCAGCCTGGATTAATGGGGCAGTCATCCCAGTAGATGGAGGAGAACACATACGATGA
- a CDS encoding lipocalin family protein: MKSIKQLMLVAIVAVFVSCGSSDQVIKESEKTLKGLWSLTDISYDRDGIYDVKLFDNVTTECMVGSTWRFIPNNNFGNYELDPTSGCAEGKSYFIWDIPQNNGNAMNYDILLKPTDERMKSTMNNAGYRVNLAYLTDSSLTMTQTVTEGGEPFKITMNFTKTAE; this comes from the coding sequence ATGAAATCAATTAAACAATTAATGCTCGTTGCTATAGTAGCTGTATTTGTGAGCTGTGGATCAAGTGATCAGGTAATCAAGGAGTCTGAAAAGACACTTAAAGGGTTGTGGTCATTAACAGATATTTCTTATGATCGTGATGGAATTTACGATGTAAAACTTTTTGACAACGTTACTACAGAATGTATGGTAGGAAGTACATGGAGATTTATTCCAAATAACAACTTTGGAAATTACGAATTAGACCCAACATCAGGTTGTGCAGAGGGTAAGAGTTATTTTATCTGGGACATACCACAGAATAATGGTAATGCAATGAATTACGATATTCTTTTAAAGCCTACAGATGAGCGCATGAAGAGTACAATGAATAATGCTGGTTATAGAGTAAACCTAGCATACCTTACAGATTCAAGCCTAACAATGACGCAAACTGTTACAGAAGGTGGCGAGCCTTTTAAAATTACAATGAACTTTACAAAAACAGCAGAGTAA
- a CDS encoding type III polyketide synthase codes for MSVKVTTVAKQLPPYSRTTEEIMPFLDIWLEGQEDRFKRKVKKIFGNAAVDKRYSIMSPEEVFTATSFQDKNDIYTREVVKLGEQVLKKALQKATWEATSIDFIITVSCTGIMIPSLDAYLINALQLRQDIVRLPVTEMGCAAGVSGMVYANEFLKANPGKRAAVIAIESPTATFQHDDYSMVNVVSAAIFGDGAACVLLSSKKEDKGPEIIDTEMYHFYNAQHMMGFKLVNTGLQMILDEQVPQQIADKFPDIIHPFLEQNGYKIEDVNHLIFHPGGRKIVETVEELFGKLGKNIDDTKEVLKLYGNMSSATVLYVLERFLDRECKKGDLGIMLSFGPGFSAQRILLKW; via the coding sequence ATGAGCGTAAAAGTCACTACAGTTGCAAAGCAACTACCACCATACTCAAGAACTACAGAGGAAATTATGCCATTTTTGGACATTTGGCTAGAAGGGCAAGAAGATCGCTTTAAGCGAAAGGTTAAAAAGATTTTTGGAAATGCCGCTGTAGACAAAAGGTATAGCATTATGTCTCCAGAAGAGGTTTTTACAGCCACTAGCTTTCAGGATAAGAATGACATTTACACAAGGGAAGTTGTGAAACTAGGAGAACAAGTACTCAAAAAGGCATTGCAAAAAGCAACTTGGGAGGCAACTAGTATAGACTTTATCATCACCGTAAGCTGTACTGGGATCATGATACCATCATTAGATGCGTATCTAATTAATGCATTACAATTACGCCAAGATATAGTACGCCTGCCGGTTACAGAAATGGGTTGTGCAGCTGGAGTGAGCGGTATGGTTTATGCCAATGAATTTCTCAAAGCAAATCCAGGTAAGCGAGCAGCGGTAATTGCAATTGAGAGTCCTACAGCGACTTTTCAACATGATGATTACTCAATGGTAAATGTAGTAAGTGCAGCAATTTTTGGTGATGGAGCGGCTTGCGTGCTACTATCGAGTAAGAAGGAAGACAAAGGACCTGAAATTATAGATACAGAAATGTATCATTTTTACAATGCTCAACATATGATGGGCTTTAAACTGGTCAACACAGGCTTGCAGATGATTTTAGATGAGCAAGTCCCGCAGCAAATAGCAGATAAATTTCCAGACATCATTCATCCCTTTTTAGAGCAAAATGGCTACAAGATTGAAGATGTAAATCATCTAATATTTCACCCTGGAGGTAGGAAAATTGTAGAAACGGTAGAAGAACTTTTTGGAAAACTAGGTAAGAATATTGACGATACAAAAGAAGTTCTAAAATTATACGGTAACATGAGTAGTGCGACGGTCCTTTATGTATTAGAACGATTTTTAGATAGAGAATGCAAAAAAGGAGATCTGGGAATAATGCTCAGTTTTGGACCTGGATTTTCGGCGCAACGTATTCTATTAAAATGGTAA
- a CDS encoding acyl carrier protein, translated as MDTKHYEDLKKIIKVYLPEDVSVDDITPTSHLTQELNINSANLVDIVLDVEDHFDITIEDDEIEKMETVESAIAIIESKVE; from the coding sequence ATGGATACTAAACACTACGAAGACCTAAAGAAAATTATAAAAGTATATCTGCCAGAAGATGTTTCTGTAGATGATATTACACCTACAAGTCATCTTACACAAGAATTAAATATCAATTCTGCAAATTTGGTTGATATAGTGCTAGATGTAGAAGATCATTTTGATATTACTATCGAAGATGATGAGATCGAAAAAATGGAGACGGTGGAAAGTGCGATTGCTATCATAGAAAGTAAGGTAGAATAA
- a CDS encoding OmpA family protein, translating to MKSIIKNIAVAALGVVMITGFTSCEATKNANNKQKGAVIGATGGAVLGAILGNNVGKGGNGELGAVIGGVVGGTAGVIIGNKMDKQAQEIEKEIPGATVERVDDGIIVTFDENSGVYFDTGKYNVNADSQTLLNKLSNVMKEYDQTNVIVAGHTDSQGSDALNMTLSKNRANAVTNYMVGTGLLPSRFTTVWYGEDQPAASNDTAEGRAQNRRVQLAIVPNEQMKEEAMKEAGVKG from the coding sequence ATGAAATCAATTATAAAGAATATTGCTGTTGCTGCACTAGGTGTAGTAATGATTACAGGATTTACTAGCTGTGAGGCTACTAAAAATGCAAATAACAAACAAAAAGGAGCTGTAATAGGAGCTACTGGAGGTGCTGTTTTAGGTGCAATTTTGGGTAACAATGTTGGTAAAGGTGGTAACGGAGAATTAGGTGCCGTGATCGGTGGTGTAGTAGGAGGAACTGCTGGTGTTATCATAGGAAACAAAATGGATAAACAAGCACAAGAAATTGAAAAAGAAATTCCTGGAGCTACTGTAGAGCGTGTTGATGATGGTATTATAGTAACATTTGATGAGAATTCAGGGGTGTATTTTGATACTGGGAAATATAATGTGAATGCAGATTCCCAAACATTATTAAACAAGCTTTCTAATGTAATGAAGGAGTATGATCAAACAAATGTAATTGTTGCAGGGCATACTGATAGTCAAGGTAGTGATGCTTTAAACATGACGTTATCAAAGAACCGTGCAAACGCAGTTACTAATTATATGGTAGGAACAGGATTACTTCCGTCTAGATTTACAACGGTTTGGTATGGTGAAGATCAACCAGCAGCTAGTAATGATACAGCAGAGGGTAGAGCACAAAATAGAAGAGTGCAACTTGCAATTGTTCCTAATGAACAAATGAAGGAAGAAGCAATGAAAGAAGCAGGAGTAAAAGGATAA
- a CDS encoding beta-ketoacyl-[acyl-carrier-protein] synthase family protein, with product MKNRVVITGMGVCAPNGIGLEAFSEAIFSGKSGVRFHQKLADLNFGCQIAGEPSIPDGMLEEYFTALQLKDLQSSGIEYGMIAGVDAWCDAGLSSTDKDTVDYDSGIVFGVSLLGAEKFRSSIYLTDEGKVRRLGSTSVVQTMASGISAYLGGYIGCGNQVTTNSSACTTGLESVFMGYERIRNGHAVRMLVGSCNDSGPYIWGGFDAMRVLTTKNNDQPEHGSRPMQADANGFVPGAGAGALVLETLESAQARGAKIYAEVLGGAVNSGGQRNGGTMTAPNSEAVQRCIKQAVQNSGVESNEIDTINGHLTSTGMCPTEVKNWSEALELRGAEFPYINSLKSMTGHCLAAAGSIEAVATILEIEEGKIFGNINANNTHPDITECVALEKIPQHTIEKPIQIAAKASFGFGDVNCCMLFKKFTT from the coding sequence ATGAAAAATAGAGTTGTCATAACGGGAATGGGGGTTTGCGCTCCTAATGGTATAGGTCTGGAAGCTTTTAGTGAGGCTATTTTTTCAGGAAAAAGCGGGGTGCGTTTCCACCAAAAACTTGCCGACTTGAATTTTGGCTGTCAAATAGCCGGAGAACCAAGCATTCCTGATGGAATGCTAGAAGAATATTTTACCGCACTTCAATTAAAAGATCTACAAAGTTCTGGAATAGAATACGGAATGATAGCTGGGGTGGATGCTTGGTGCGATGCCGGTCTATCATCAACGGACAAAGATACGGTGGATTATGATAGTGGAATTGTTTTTGGAGTATCGCTACTAGGGGCAGAGAAGTTTAGAAGCTCCATTTATCTAACGGATGAGGGAAAAGTAAGACGTCTAGGGAGTACCTCTGTAGTACAAACTATGGCAAGTGGTATTAGTGCATATCTAGGAGGTTATATAGGTTGCGGAAATCAAGTGACTACCAATTCAAGCGCTTGTACCACTGGTCTAGAAAGTGTTTTCATGGGATACGAGCGTATTCGTAATGGGCATGCAGTACGAATGCTCGTAGGAAGTTGTAATGATAGCGGCCCCTACATTTGGGGTGGGTTTGATGCTATGCGTGTGCTTACCACAAAAAATAATGATCAGCCAGAACACGGCAGCCGGCCTATGCAAGCCGATGCTAACGGTTTTGTGCCGGGAGCCGGAGCGGGAGCGCTTGTTCTGGAAACACTAGAAAGTGCCCAAGCGAGAGGAGCAAAAATCTACGCCGAAGTCTTAGGGGGAGCCGTAAACAGCGGCGGACAACGAAATGGAGGAACGATGACTGCGCCTAATAGCGAAGCTGTACAACGATGCATCAAACAAGCAGTACAAAACAGTGGCGTGGAGTCTAATGAGATAGATACCATAAATGGACATTTAACCTCCACTGGAATGTGTCCTACTGAGGTGAAAAACTGGAGTGAGGCCTTAGAATTGAGAGGTGCAGAATTTCCCTATATCAATAGTCTAAAAAGTATGACAGGCCATTGTCTCGCTGCGGCTGGTAGTATCGAAGCTGTGGCCACTATATTAGAAATAGAAGAGGGAAAAATTTTTGGAAATATAAATGCTAACAATACACATCCAGATATTACAGAATGTGTAGCTTTAGAAAAAATACCACAGCATACGATAGAGAAGCCCATTCAAATTGCGGCCAAGGCAAGTTTTGGCTTTGGAGATGTGAATTGCTGTATGCTGTTTAAGAAATTTACTACCTAA
- a CDS encoding NAD(P)/FAD-dependent oxidoreductase produces the protein MISKRDIIIVGGGLAGLTAAIHLQQKRCSVTLIERQNYPKHKVCGEYVSNEVLPYIRELGIYPLKNGAKDIREFQFSGLSGKALSIQLPLGGFGMSRYALDHLMLQRAIALGVEVVQKTVEKIGFQDKQFKVEMRDTTLYADYVLGAYGKRSGLDVTLSRKFIKERTPWMGVKMHYEAAFPDDVVALHNFEGGYCGLSKVETEAVNVCYLTNNKTFKKFKDLAEFQKEILEQNAQLKSFFSNAKPIFNKPIAISQISFENKSTIEDHILMIGDSAGLIHPLCGNGMAMAIHSAKIASECLLYHFENQTSRQQLEINYTKRWKKAFTQRMRNGALIQRGLYSKTLTRVGVQLLQKSPLLLKKIISSTHGKPLSDEF, from the coding sequence ATGATTTCAAAACGAGACATTATCATTGTAGGTGGAGGACTGGCAGGTCTTACCGCGGCCATTCATTTGCAGCAAAAAAGATGCTCTGTGACACTTATTGAACGTCAAAATTATCCTAAACATAAAGTTTGTGGTGAATATGTTTCTAATGAGGTATTACCCTACATACGCGAGCTAGGTATTTATCCTCTCAAAAATGGAGCAAAGGATATTCGTGAATTTCAGTTTTCTGGCCTTAGCGGGAAAGCACTTTCTATACAGTTACCGTTAGGCGGTTTTGGTATGAGTCGCTATGCATTAGACCACTTAATGCTACAAAGAGCGATTGCACTTGGAGTCGAAGTAGTCCAAAAAACAGTGGAAAAGATTGGTTTCCAAGATAAGCAATTTAAGGTGGAGATGCGAGATACCACATTGTATGCGGACTATGTTTTAGGAGCTTATGGAAAAAGAAGCGGACTCGATGTTACGCTTTCGCGAAAGTTTATAAAAGAACGCACACCTTGGATGGGTGTTAAAATGCATTATGAAGCAGCATTTCCAGATGATGTGGTTGCCTTGCATAATTTTGAAGGAGGTTACTGTGGATTGTCAAAAGTAGAAACGGAAGCTGTGAATGTATGCTATCTCACAAACAATAAGACTTTTAAGAAATTTAAAGATTTAGCTGAATTTCAAAAAGAAATTTTAGAACAAAACGCTCAGTTAAAATCTTTTTTTTCTAATGCTAAACCAATTTTCAATAAGCCGATTGCCATAAGTCAGATATCCTTTGAAAACAAATCAACTATAGAAGATCATATTCTTATGATAGGCGATAGTGCAGGGCTTATCCATCCATTGTGTGGAAATGGTATGGCAATGGCCATTCATAGTGCAAAAATTGCTTCCGAATGTTTACTGTATCATTTTGAAAACCAAACTTCTAGACAGCAACTTGAAATCAATTATACCAAGCGGTGGAAGAAAGCATTTACACAACGCATGCGCAATGGAGCCCTTATTCAAAGAGGACTTTACAGTAAAACACTTACAAGAGTAGGAGTACAGCTTTTGCAAAAATCTCCTCTGTTATTAAAGAAAATTATTAGCTCAACTCATGGAAAACCACTGTCAGATGAATTTTAG
- a CDS encoding flavodoxin family protein: MKKTDFSNLKAIYINCTLKKSPKESHTQKLMNVSKKIMKHEHVQIEEIRLVDHQVASGVYNDMTEYGWDIDEWPSLSDKIMKADILIVGTPIWLGEKSSEAQKLIERLYAMSSKTNDKGQYLYYGKVGGCIITGNEDGVKHCAMGILYSLQHVGFSIPPQADCGWLGEVGPGPSYGDTEWKGEQLDKPVGFDSDFTNRNTTFMTYNLLHLAHMLKENGGYPSYGNSREDWDDGKRWEFENPEYR, from the coding sequence ATGAAGAAAACAGATTTTAGTAATTTAAAAGCTATTTATATTAATTGCACTCTTAAAAAATCTCCAAAAGAGAGTCACACCCAGAAGTTAATGAATGTTTCTAAAAAGATTATGAAACATGAGCATGTTCAAATTGAAGAAATACGACTTGTAGACCATCAAGTTGCAAGTGGGGTTTACAACGATATGACTGAGTATGGATGGGACATTGATGAGTGGCCATCACTTTCTGATAAAATCATGAAAGCCGATATTTTAATTGTGGGTACTCCAATTTGGTTAGGAGAAAAATCTTCCGAAGCTCAAAAGTTAATTGAAAGATTATATGCTATGAGTAGCAAAACGAATGACAAAGGTCAATATTTATACTATGGCAAAGTAGGTGGATGTATAATAACTGGGAATGAAGATGGGGTGAAACACTGTGCAATGGGGATTCTTTATTCGCTGCAACATGTAGGTTTTAGTATTCCTCCACAAGCAGATTGTGGTTGGTTAGGTGAAGTAGGTCCTGGACCGAGTTACGGTGATACAGAATGGAAAGGAGAGCAGTTAGATAAACCAGTTGGATTTGATAGTGATTTTACTAACAGAAACACCACCTTCATGACTTACAATTTACTACATTTAGCACATATGCTTAAAGAAAATGGCGGGTATCCGAGCTATGGCAACTCTCGCGAAGACTGGGATGACGGAAAACGTTGGGAATTTGAAAATCCTGAATATAGATAG